A genomic window from Gossypium hirsutum isolate 1008001.06 chromosome D12, Gossypium_hirsutum_v2.1, whole genome shotgun sequence includes:
- the LOC107945074 gene encoding DDB1- and CUL4-associated factor 8 isoform X3: MKNKRARTSVDKAVVDVWQREVGELSTRNFAHRLAASEDLVLRLDIYKKLEKHRGCVNTVSFNADGNILVSGSDDRRVILWDWETGNAKLVFQSGHVNNVFQAKFMPYTDDRCLVTCAADGQVRHAQILERGVETRLLAKHQGQVHKLAIEPGSPHIFYTCGEDGLVQHIDLRTAAATELFACHAIGDSRGFIPVIQLNDIAIDPMNPNLFAIVGSDEYARLYDIRKYKWDGSTVFGQPTEYFCPPHLIGDDQVGITGLAFSDQSELLVSYNAEFIYLFTQDMGLGPNPVSSSPLSGSDASEMGPDHSVMSASAMEKADEKAIPQVYKGHRNCETVKGVSFFGPKSKYVVSGSDCGRIFIWNKKGGALLRVMEADKHVVNCTESHPHTTILASSGIEKDIKIWTPMAAEKATLPANIEQKVPNPAFLWLPLVENEDDYYLLFDVDVTDDDNDDEVHEDEDDSDDYFHDVYDDIDAADDDDNDDDDDNDNEVDDDDDDDDGSEDIEGGDDSEC, encoded by the exons GATCTTGTGCTCCGGCTTGACATTTACAAGAAACTTGAAAAGCACCGAGGTTGTGTCAACACTGTGAGCTTTAATGCTGATGGTAACATTTTAGTCTCTGGTTCCGATGACAGGCGGGTTATACTATGGGATTGGGAAACTGGGAATGCCAAGCTTGTTTTCCAGTCGGGACATGTCAACAACGTATTCCAAGCAAAATTCATGCCCTACACCGATGATCGCTGCTTGGTTACCTGTGCTGCAGATGGCCAG GTTCGACATGCTCAAATCTTGGAGCGCGGTGTTGAAACTAGGCTGCTAGCCAAACATCAGGGGCAAGTTCATAAATTGGCCATTGAACCAGGAAGCCCTCATATATTTTACACTTGCGGTGAAGATGGATTAGTGCAGCAT ATTGACCTTAGAACTGCAGCAGCTACAGAGCTTTTTGCATGCCATGCAATTGGTGATAGCAGGGGTTTCATCCCAGTTATCCAGCTCAATGATATTGCAATTGATCCAATGAACCCAAATCTCTTTGCAATTGTAGGATCAGATGAGTATGCTCGACTATATGATATTCGCAAATATAAGTGGGATGGCTCAACTGTTTTTGGTCAACCTACAGAGTATTTTTGCCCCCCTCATTTGATTGGTGATGATCAAGTTGGAATAACGGGCTTGGCCTTTTCAGATCAGAGTGAGCTTCTTGTCTCCTACAATGCTGAGTTCATCTATCTCTTTACACAGGATATGGGACTGGGACCCAATCCAGTTTCATCTTCTCCATTGTCTGGTAGTGATGCAAGTGAGATGGGCCCTGATCACTCAGTTATGTCAGCATCAGCTATGGAAAAAGCTGATGAAAAAGCTATTCCTCAAGTTTATAAGGGACATAGAAATTGTGAAACAGTGAAGGGTGTGAGCTTCTTTGGACCTAAATCCAAGTATGTGGTCAGTGGATCTGACTGTGGCCGAATATTTATTTGGAATAAGAAAGGTGGAGCACTTCTTCGTGTTATGGAGGCAGATAAACATGTGGTCAATTGTACTGAATCTCATCCTCATACCACAATTCTTGCTAGCAGTGGAATTGAGAAGGACATCAAGATATGGACTCCAATGGCTGCCGAGAAAGCTACTCTTCCAGCAAACATTGAACAG AAGGTTCCAAATCCAGCCTTCCTTTGGTTGCCCCTTGTTGAGAATGAAGatgattattatttattatttgatgttgATGTTACTGATGACGACAACGACGATGAGGTCCATGAGGATGAAGATGACAGTGATGACTATTTTCATGATGTTTATGATGATATTGATGCTGCTGATGATGATGAcaacgatgatgatgatgacaatGATAATGAAGTTGATGACgacgacgacgatgatgatgGCAGTGAAGATATCGAAGGTGGTGATGATAGTGAGTGTTAA
- the LOC107945074 gene encoding DDB1- and CUL4-associated factor 8 isoform X4, which produces MKNKRARTSVDKAVVDVWQREVGELSTRNFAHRLAASEDLVLRLDIYKKLEKHRGCVNTVSFNADGNILVSGSDDRRVILWDWETGNAKLVFQSGHVNNVFQAKFMPYTDDRCLVTCAADGQVRHAQILERGVETRLLAKHQGQVHKLAIEPGSPHIFYTCGEDGLVQHIDLRTAAATELFACHAIGDSRGFIPVIQLNDIAIDPMNPNLFAIVGSDEYARLYDIRKYKWDGSTVFGQPTEYFCPPHLIGDDQVGITGLAFSDQSELLVSYNAEFIYLFTQDMGLGPNPVSSSPLSGSDASEMGPDHSVMSASAMEKADEKAIPQVYKGHRNCETVKGVSFFGPKSKYVVSGSDCGRIFIWNKKGGALLRVMEADKHVVNCTESHPHTTILASSGIEKDIKIWTPMAAEKATLPANIEQVPNPAFLWLPLVENEDDYYLLFDVDVTDDDNDDEVHEDEDDSDDYFHDVYDDIDAADDDDNDDDDDNDNEVDDDDDDDDGSEDIEGGDDSEC; this is translated from the exons GATCTTGTGCTCCGGCTTGACATTTACAAGAAACTTGAAAAGCACCGAGGTTGTGTCAACACTGTGAGCTTTAATGCTGATGGTAACATTTTAGTCTCTGGTTCCGATGACAGGCGGGTTATACTATGGGATTGGGAAACTGGGAATGCCAAGCTTGTTTTCCAGTCGGGACATGTCAACAACGTATTCCAAGCAAAATTCATGCCCTACACCGATGATCGCTGCTTGGTTACCTGTGCTGCAGATGGCCAG GTTCGACATGCTCAAATCTTGGAGCGCGGTGTTGAAACTAGGCTGCTAGCCAAACATCAGGGGCAAGTTCATAAATTGGCCATTGAACCAGGAAGCCCTCATATATTTTACACTTGCGGTGAAGATGGATTAGTGCAGCAT ATTGACCTTAGAACTGCAGCAGCTACAGAGCTTTTTGCATGCCATGCAATTGGTGATAGCAGGGGTTTCATCCCAGTTATCCAGCTCAATGATATTGCAATTGATCCAATGAACCCAAATCTCTTTGCAATTGTAGGATCAGATGAGTATGCTCGACTATATGATATTCGCAAATATAAGTGGGATGGCTCAACTGTTTTTGGTCAACCTACAGAGTATTTTTGCCCCCCTCATTTGATTGGTGATGATCAAGTTGGAATAACGGGCTTGGCCTTTTCAGATCAGAGTGAGCTTCTTGTCTCCTACAATGCTGAGTTCATCTATCTCTTTACACAGGATATGGGACTGGGACCCAATCCAGTTTCATCTTCTCCATTGTCTGGTAGTGATGCAAGTGAGATGGGCCCTGATCACTCAGTTATGTCAGCATCAGCTATGGAAAAAGCTGATGAAAAAGCTATTCCTCAAGTTTATAAGGGACATAGAAATTGTGAAACAGTGAAGGGTGTGAGCTTCTTTGGACCTAAATCCAAGTATGTGGTCAGTGGATCTGACTGTGGCCGAATATTTATTTGGAATAAGAAAGGTGGAGCACTTCTTCGTGTTATGGAGGCAGATAAACATGTGGTCAATTGTACTGAATCTCATCCTCATACCACAATTCTTGCTAGCAGTGGAATTGAGAAGGACATCAAGATATGGACTCCAATGGCTGCCGAGAAAGCTACTCTTCCAGCAAACATTGAACAG GTTCCAAATCCAGCCTTCCTTTGGTTGCCCCTTGTTGAGAATGAAGatgattattatttattatttgatgttgATGTTACTGATGACGACAACGACGATGAGGTCCATGAGGATGAAGATGACAGTGATGACTATTTTCATGATGTTTATGATGATATTGATGCTGCTGATGATGATGAcaacgatgatgatgatgacaatGATAATGAAGTTGATGACgacgacgacgatgatgatgGCAGTGAAGATATCGAAGGTGGTGATGATAGTGAGTGTTAA